The DNA region CAGCTTTGAAAATGGCAACCCGCTCGGCACACATCGTCTGCGGGTAGGCGGCGTTTTCGATGTTCACGCCGGTGTATAGACGCCCGCTCTTCGTCCGCAGCGCCGCACCGACGGGATAATTCGAATATGGCACGTATGCGCGGCGACGCGCTTCATTGGCAAGGTCGATCAAGGCTTGTTTTTCTTCTTTGGTCATGGTCTGCTCTATTTCTTCTTTGCTTTTCGTTCCAATTTTTTGATCGCGCGGGCGGGCATGCCGACCACAAGTGTATCGTCCGCCACATTTTTAGTCACCACCGCGCCTGCGCCTGTCCGCGCGCCGTCACCAATTTTCAACGGCGCGACCAACATGGTATCCGAACCAATAAAGACATCTTCGCCGATCTCGGTGGCGTGTTTCTTTTCGCCGTCATAATTACAGGTGATGGTCCCTGCGCCGATGTTGGTATTGATGCCGATCTGCGCGTTGCCGATGTACGAGAAATGTCCCATCTTCACGCCTTCGGCAAGATACGAATCCTTCACTTCACCGAAATTCCCCATGTGGACGTGGTTGCCAAGGTGCGCTCCTTTTCTCAATCGTGCAAACGGACCCATATCCACGTCATCTTCGAGCACTGCGCCTTCAAGAACGGATGCGAGAATCTTACAGCGATTCCCAATTTTTGTGTCACGGATGATCGTGTTCGGTCCGATTAAGTTTCCCTCGCCAATCTCGGTCTTGCCATACAGGTAAGTATTTGGCATGAGGGTCGTATCCTTCCCGATGGTCACATCCGCTTCGATGTAGGTGGAAGCGGGGTCGATCACCGTCACGCCGTTGAGCATGTGTTTCTCGTTGATGCGCCGCCGCATGGCGGCTTCCACTTCCGCGAGATGGATGCGGGTGTTTACGCCGATGGTCTCTTCGAGATCGTCCATCACCGTGGCTTGGACGGACAAACCGTCTTGGGTCGCCAGTTCGACCGCATCGGTCAGATAGTATTCGCCCTTCTTGGGATTCTTCGGGATGCGATGCAGAGCGCCCCACAACCAATTCGCATCGAAGCAATAACCGCCGACGTTCAACTCCTTGACCTGCAACTGTTCGGGCGTGGCGACATACTCCTCCACAATGGCATCCACCGAACCGTCCGTCTTGCGGATGATGCGCCCGAACCCGCGCGGGTCGTCGGCAACGACGGTCAGCATCGAGATCGGTCCGCTGTTCTTTTTTTGCGTCTCCACCAGTTGCTGTAACGTCTCACCGCGCAACAAAGGCATGTCGGCATAGCAGACGACGACGAGATCCGTCTTTCCTTTGAGCAGAGACTCCGCCTGCATGACCGCATGTGCCGTACCAAGCTGCGGCTCCTGCAGGACCGTTTGGGCTGATTCGCCCAACCAGGCTTTGACCTCGTCTGCGCCATGTCCCACCACTACGACGGGTTTCTCGGTGGTGGATTGCTGGATGGCGCGCAAGGCATGCCAGAGCATGGGCTTTCCAACAACGGGATGTAATACTTTCGGCAGGGATGATTTCATGCGGGTACCCTGCCCGGCGGCAAGGATGATGGCGGTTATTTTCATAAAGTCACCTCATAACAAAACAGGATTTGTGCGACAGTGCCTCCGCAACAAATCCTGTTTGAGAAAAAATATCCGCTGGTGCGGACGGTTCAGGCTGGGGCACCTGGATTCGAACCAAGATCCACAGCTCCAAAGGCTGGTGTGCTGCCATTGCACCATGCCCCAGTGCGGGCAAAATTGTAACACAATTTTTTTCAGTTTCCGTCGGGAAGGATGCCAAGTTTCCGTGCTTCTTCGAACGAAATGACTTCCGGATTGCTGGATTTGTTGGCATGTTTCTGCGCCGCCTCATTCCAAAAATCATCCGCGTTGTTGACCTTTGTCTTTTGAGTGGCAGCCTGGTTCAGCAGCGCTTCCATCTCAGGTGCGGGAGTGGCGCTGGCAAGTTTATCGGTCTGTCTTTTGGGAGCAGGCTTCGACTGGGCAATGGCGGCATTCAGTTCCCCGGTCACACCCATGGATTTGAGCGCCTTTTCTATCTGATCCCGCAGGGCAAGCAGCCCGGCAACAGACTCGAGTATCCGCGCTTCCGTGGCAAGCCCATTCCCAGCCACAAGTAAGGCATACAACGGAGTAACCGGAATGAACAGAAGATCATGATCCCCGCCGCTGAACACATGGTAGGAATCCAGCGTCTCCTGATGGTTATGACGCGCCACTTTGAGACTTGCGCTGTGGATCGCCATCAAGGTCGAGATGAGCGAAACCTCCATGCTTGAATCGCGGAAGGCTCCCGTACGCGCCTGTACCAGTCCGCGCTCATTGATGAGAAAAACCGCATCGGCTTGGATATCCTGCCGGAAGTTGGCGAGCAGGTCGGAGAGGCGGGTGTGGCGTTCCTCCACCATGCCGCCCGTTTTTTCCGTGGGGAAGATGGTTTGCACGAGTCCCAATCCGCGCTCCACGGCGTCCAGAAAATCTGCCATGGAGATGGGTTTATCGAAAATGGCGAGCGCGCCGGCATTCAGCATTTCGTCGCGCATTTTTTTGTCGGTCATGCCGGTGATGAAGATGACCTTCACTTCCGGGTGGCGCGCGCGGACCTTGTGCATCAGTTCCACGCCGCTCATGCCGGGGAGTTTGTAGTCTGTCACAAGCAGGTCGATCCGATGGCGGATGGACTCCAGTAATGCCTCCTCCCCCGAAGGAGCCTCGAAGATCGTCAACTTCTCGTTCTTGAGCGTGTCCAGGGTGGAGTGCAGGAGACGTAAAATATCGCGGTGATCATCAACAACCAGAATATTGCGATCCATAAAAATAAGCCTGTCATACCTTTTTATAAAAATCTATAGATGCATTATAGCAAAATATGCGACCCGAAAAACAATCACTTTTGACAGGTGTCACCGACAGCAATCGCTTCCATATTCCAGAGGGGATTGGCAGTCGGATCAAGGTCAAAATGGCAGACATCCGGGCGGGCGGCGGCGATCCGCAGACGGTAAAACAGCGGGATTGCCGGAAGTTCATCTGCAAGGATGATCTGTGTTTGACGATACGAATTGAGATATGCCTGCTCATCCCGCAGGGAGGATCGCGCAGCAAGGCAGGCGGAATCGTACTCGTCATTGCGAAAGCCCGTTACATTCACGCCGATCCATGAGTTTTCGCTGGAAGGGATCTCCATGCTGGTAAACCAATTGCAGGGAGGTTCGATCGCATTCACGCCAAGACCGTATTGGGCAAGTTCAAAGTCGCGCCCAAACAGAACACCTTCGGGACCGGGCGCATAAAGATCGCTCTGCGATACATATTGCACGACAAGCCCAACACCGCATTCAGCAAGCGAATCCCTGATGATCTCCACCACCTGCCTACGCTGGGTGGATGCCGCGGTGTAATACGTCAGTTGAAGTTCGGTATTGAACGGCACGTTGCGGACGTTCACAGCGCGGCGCGGCGTGGACGGATCGTCATCTGAATCACGCCAGCCTGCCTGTTCGAGAAGTGAAACACCCGCATCAGGATCGTGGGGAATCGGCTCAATATTCGAATCGAAAACCGGATGTCCGGGCGGAACATACGTCGTTGGGACGGTGGTCAACCCATACAGCACATTTTGAACAACCGATTGCCGGTCGAGACAATAGGCGATTCCCTGACGGGTGTATTGGTCAGCAAAAAGATTTGGGCGGTCTCTTGCAGCGTCAAAGCCGTCATCGTAGGAGGCGGGCACAAGACCAAGTCCCAGCCATTCAATGCTCATGCCATTGGCGTGGAAGATCTGCGCCTGCTCGGATGACTGCATTTCCTGCAACAAGCCCACGTGATTATCCAGATTGATGGATGGGTCGAGAATGTCGCAGCGACCTGCGATCAATTCACTCAGAGCCAGGTCCGGGTCCGGGGTGAAGCGGAAGGAGAGCATGTCAATTTTTGGGTAGCCATCCATCGCCCGGAAGTAGTACGGGTTCTTTGTCAATGTGATGCGATCCCCCGGCACCCATTCCTCGATCATGAAAGGACCCCAGCCCGCCGGCACGCGGGAGGCGATATCCACAGACGCCAGTTCATCCGCCGAGAACTGGCTCCACAAGTGGCGTGGAGCGGGAGCCCAGAAATTCGTGAAATAGGTCGGGTCGATAAAACCGGGAACGCCCCACCATTGCAGGGTTTGCGCGTCGGCGATCTCGTACACTTCGGTGCGCTCGATCAGATAGGAATTCACGTCCGTCTCCGATTGGATCTCGAATGAGTAGATCGAGTCCTCGGCGGTGAGCAAAGCGCCGTCCGACCATGCCAGATCGGGCCGCAAATGGAAATTGACGATCATCTGATCCATCTCAAGCGGTGTTGTGCCATCATACGTAATGACACAATCATCCTCACGACATTCGGCGGGACGCACCTGCATCCCTGCCGCCAACGAGACGAGGTTCCCGTCCGCATCCACGATCTGATCTCCAACTTGCACCTGCGTCCTGACAATTTGCGCCTCGCCGTTCTCCAATGAAGGCAGTTGTGCGAGTATGACCGGCTGATATTCATAACTGACCGCGTCAATCGGTCCATTGTAGACGGCTGCCAGGACCGTCCGCGCGGCGGCATTCAGTTCACCGAATGGGTAGAGGCTGTTCGGTTCCTGCCCCAGACACACCGTCAGTGAACTCAACCCTGGGGGAGGCGGAGTGCGCGTTGGCAAGGGGGTAGAAGACGCAACTGCGGGTGTCGACATCGGAGTTTGCGCAGGCAGGCAACCACCAAGGATAACCACAGTGATAAGCAATAGTGGGAGGATGCTTTTTTTCATAAGTTCCTGTCAGGACGAATGCTTTATTACGGACGAGCAACGAGAAAATGGAACGCAGGGATAATTATAACGGTGAAAAACAAAAGAGACCGCCTGCACATCGCGGTCTCTTGAGCATATCATTTTTTTCTATTCTGCAAGCCAGCAAGCCACCCAGTGACCGGGGCGGATTTCCTTGAACGCCGGCTCCTCCTGCGAACACTTATCCACTGCGATGGGACAGCGCGTATGAAAGCGGCAGCCCTTGGGCGGGTTGAGCGGGCTGGGCACATCGCCTTTGAGGATGGTGCGCTCCCGCTTAAAATCCGGGTGAGGCTTGGGAATGGCAGAGAGGAGAGCCCGCGTGTATGGGTGAAGCGGTTCCCGGTATAACGATTCGCGGTCAGTAAGCTCCACCATTTTGCCCAAATACATCACGGCAACGCGGTCGGAAATATGCTCCACGACACTGAGGTTGTGCGCAATGAAAAGGTAGGTAAGTCCAAATTCGCCCTGCAGATCCTTGAGAATGTTCAAGACCTGCGATTGAATGGATACATCCAGCGCGGATACCGGTTCATCGCAGACGATAAATTTCGGGTTGAGAGCCAGGGCGCGGGCGATGCCGATGCGCTGGCGCTGTCCGCCGGAAAATTCGTGCGGATAGCGGCGGGCATGGTATTCCTCCAAGCCAACCTTCTTGAGCATATTAAGAGCGATCTCCCAGCGTTCCTTGGGCCTGCCGATCCTATGGATATGCAAGCCTTCCATCACCGCTTCGCCGATCGGTATGCGTGGATTGAGGGATGCGTAGGGGTCTTGAAAGATGATCTGCATATCGCGGCGCAGGGGCTTGAGTTCCCGATTGCTCATCTTAAGGATGTTCCGCCCATCGAAGGAAATCTCGCCCGCAGTCGGTTCCACCAGGCGCAGGACGGCACGCCCGATCGTGGTCTTCCCGCAGCCTGATTCGCCCACCATGCCCAGCGTCTCACCGCGCTTCACCGAAAAACTGACCTTGTCCACCGCCTGCACCCAGGCAGATATACGCTGCAATATCCCCGAACGAACGGGGAAATGCTTTGTAAGATTATTTACCACCAATAAATCCGGGCTTCCCTGAGTTGAGCTGGTTGTAGTATTCATTTGGCAATCGTCTCTTTATTTAAGATTTTTTCCAGATTTCAATGGGGCAGTATGCCCGCCTGCATCCTGATACAGCCAGCAGCGGACATGATGTCCTTCCGCAATTTCAGCCAGGTCGGGACTTTTATCAACACAGATCGAAAGGTTGTGTTCAATGCGTGCCTTGCAGCGCGGGGCAAACCGACAGCCGGAGGGAGGATCGATCAAATTCGGGACGGAGCCGGGAATTACCTCCAGCCGCTCGCGGAGTTCACCCAAGACCGGGATGGAGCCGATCAAGCCCTGAGTGTAGGGATGAAGCGGCCTGTCAAACAGTGATGTGACAGGAGATTGTTCGACGATCTCGCCCGCGTACATGACCGCCACGCGGTCTGCCATCTCAGCGATCACACCGAGGTCGTGGGTGATGAGGATCATGGCGGAACCAAGTTGTTTTTTCATGTCGCGCATCAAGTCGAGGATCTGCGCCTGAATGGTCACGTCGAGTGCGGTGGTCGGTTCGTCTGCGATCAGCAGGTCGGGGACGCAGGCAAGCGCCATCGCGATCATCACGCGCTGAGCCATGCCTCCAGAAAGTTCATGGGGAAACGCATCTGCCCGTTGATCCGGCTCTGGGATGCCGACCAGTTTCAGTAATTCAACTGCACGGTTTCTGCCCGCTTCCCTGCCAAAATCCTGATGAATGTTCAGGACTTCCGAGATCTGATCGCCTGCGCGGAAAACGGGGTTGAGCGACGATTGCGGCTGCTGGAAGATCATGGAGATGCGGTTTCCGCGCACCTGCATCATTTCTTCTTCCGCCACTTTGACAAGGTCCTTGCCATCGAAAAGGATCTGTCCATCCACGATCCTGCCGGGCTGGCTGATCAACCGCATGATGGAAAGAGACGTGACACTTTTTCCACAACCGGATTCGCCCACAATGCCAAGCACTTCGCCGGGATAGACGCGAAAATCCACGCCATCCACCGCATGGACAACGCCGTCCTCAGTGAAAAAGTGTGTCTTGAGATTCTTTACCTCGAGCAAGGGTTGTTGGGTCATCAGTTGGTCGCCTTTATTGGTAAGGATTAGGGTAGGTTATAAAAAAACGTAACCTTCGCCATTCGATGAAGCAGAATAATAATAAACAATCCCTGCACATGTTTTGCAGAAACGGCAGGGATTGTGTTGTAAGCAACGAGCAGTTGTTACGGGCGGTTCTTATCGCGATTGTACATTGCCGCCCCGATGATCCCGATGAAAAGACCGCCTGCCGACAAGACGTACGAAAGGAAGTTCAGGAAGAATGTCGACTCGATCACACCGGTCACGATCAGGAACGGGATGACAACACCCAAAACAAGCATAACAAGGGCAATGATCAGCAAGTTCCTAGGGTGTGTCAAATTTCTCATTTATACAACCAGCAAGCAACCAGATGCCCGGGTTCGGGTTCAAAATCCGGTGGTTCCTCCACTTCGCAAAGCCCTTGAATGGCTTTGGAACAGCGCGGGTGGAAATGGCAGCCTTTGGGCGGGTTCACCAAGCTTGGCGGTTCACCAGGAGGCAGTTCGCGGTAGGTCTCGGCATTATCCGCATCCGGGTCGGATGTGGCGGCGAGAAGCGCATGGGTATACGGGTGCAATGGATTGTGCAAAAGCTGGTTCACATTTGCCTTTTCCACCAACTGACCCGCGTACATGACGAAAATACGCTCTGAGAAATAACTGACGGTGGCAAGGTCGTGGGTGATGTAGATCACCGAAAGGTTGTGGGATTTTTGCAGACCGCGCAGGAGCTTGAGAATTTCCACGCGAACGGATGCATCCAGCATGGAAACCGGCTCGTCCGCAACGAGGAGTTTGGGCTCCATGATCATGGCTCGGGCGATCACGATGCGCTGCTGCTGTCCGCCGCTCAACATGTGCGGGAATTTGGGTAGGAAGTCATCCTGTGGGGTCATTTTGACTTCTTCCAACGCCTTGCGGATGCGGCGCTCACGCTCCGCCTTGTCCTTGACGCCGTTGATAATCAAAGGTTCCTCGAGAATACGCATGATGGACATGAAGGGCGGCAATGCCCCGTAGGGGTCCTGTTGCACGTAGCCCACACTGGAGTGATACCAGCGCATGGCTGAACGGCTGAAATTTTCCATCTTATTTCCGTCAAAGGTGATATTGCCTTCGGTGGGTTTATTCAAGCCCAAAATGGTTTTCATCAGGCTCGATTTTCCACAACCACTTTCACCTACGACAGCAATCGCCTCCCCGCGCGCCAAGTCAAAGTTCACGCCGTCGACAGCACGCACATAACCGGCATGTCCAAAACCAAAACGGCGCAACTCGAACCAGACCCGCAGTCCTCGAATCTCAAGCAGGTTATCTTTCTCATTCGCATCAGCCACGCGTTCGGCGGCTGCTGTTTTCGTGTTCACTTCACTCATGCCATGCTCCTAAGTTGATCTATGCATACAACCAGCATCTGACTTTGCGGCCGTCTTTTTCAATGGTCGGCGGATCTTCCGTGCATTTTTCAAAGCGTTTCGGGCAGCGTTCGGCAAACCTACAACCGATCGGGAGGTTCAGCAAACTCGGCGGCTGCCCAACAATGAATTCCGGATCCTTCTCCTGCCTCAGGCGGGGGACGCTAGCCATCAACTTTTGGGAGTAGGGATGCAGGGGCTGTTCGAAGAAACGCCTGGCATCGCTGACTTCCACGATCTGCCCGGCGTACATGACTGCAACATCATCCGCCAGTTCACTCGACGTGGCAATGTCATGAGTGATCAGCACGAAACTGGTGCCGAGCATCTTTTTGATGCGCTTCAGCACGTTGAATATATTTGCCTGGGTCAACACATCCAATGCGGAGGTGGGCTCATCAAGAATAATGAGGTTGGGGGATGTCACCAAAGCCATGGCAATCGCCACACGCTGGCGCATCCCGCCGCTCAACTCGAACGGGTAGCGGTCGATGAAATCAGAAGGGACGCCCACATGCTGGAACATTTTGAGCGCCGATTGAAGCGCTTCCTGCTTGCTCAAGCCGAGGTGGATCATCGCAGGCTCTGCAACCTGCTCGCCGACGCGAATGACCGGATTGAGGGCGTTCATGGCTGCCTGCGGCACAATTGACATGGCAACCCAGCGGACATTCTGCCGGTATTCCTCATCCGAAAGTTTCATAACATCGTCGTCTTCGAAGAGGATGGAACCGTCGTATGTTTCCACATTGCGGGGCAACAGACGCAGGATGGCTTTCGCCAGGGAACTTTTCCCACAACCAGATTCGCCCAGGATCACAACCGCACGGTTGTAGTCCAAGTCAAAGTCAACACCATCTACTGCCTGAACCGGTCCTTTCTCCGTACGAAAGTGAAGCCGCAAATTTTTAACACGAAGTAAGTTCTTTTCCTTTGAAGTCATTATTGCCCTCGTAAGCGTGGATTAAAGACACGGTCAAGCGCAAAGCCCAACATGGAAAATGCGAGTCCAGTAATCATCAGTAAAACGGCAGGCTGGATCACCCAGTAGTAATGCCCTTGATATAAGGCGCCATTGCTTTGGGCGTCGTTGATGATCTTGCCCCAGGTCGGCAGGACGGGATCACCCAAGCCAAGAACCGCCAGAGAAGCCTCCAGGAACACAAAGGTCGGGATCAAGACAACAAGCTGCGGCAACAAAAGAGGCACGATGCGGGGGACCAGGTAGCGAATGATGATACGCCAGTCGCTCGCGCCGTAGGATTGGGCAGCTTCGATGTACGGTGATTCGCGGGTTTGGAGGAATATCGCGCGGTATGTGAGGATCGCACCGCCAAAAATACTCAACAGGATGGTGACCCCCAGCATTAACCAAATACTGCGGGAATAGAAGGTGCCGACCATGATGAGGATGGACAGGAAGGGCAAAACCAGGTTGACATTTGTAATGCGTTGAATAAGAGTATCCACCCATCCGCCATACCAGGTTCCGATACCGGCAATGATCATCGTCGTCAAAGATGTGCCCAAGGCTGCCAGCAGACCGAACGCCAGCGCGATCGGCGTTCCCCACAATAGGGCGACCGTCAAATCGCGGCGCAGATGATCCGTCCCGGCAATGCCGTGTACCTTTCCGTACATGACAACTTTGACATCAAAATCAGAATCTTCCTCAAATGCGACACCGTCAACACGCAAGTGGTAGGTTCCGGGAGCAGCTATGGGAACCGGCGTCTCCACAGTGAGGTCCATGAACAAGCCTTCCTGGGGGTTGAGTCCGCCGAGCCTGCGCTTCAGGCGGTCATCCTGCGACGCGTAGTATCCCTGAGAAGGCTTGAGTGAAAAATTGCCCAGATTGACTTCCGTACCATCCGGCTTAACCCAGGTCAAGCCGACAAAGGGGGATTTTTCAGCATACTTTGATGTGAACAGCAAAACGATCTCCTGCGGGAAACCGTCGTAAGAATAATCAAATGTAAAATCGATGGAAATGCTCTTACCCGACGAAATGGTTTCCACAGTTTTGTTCGACCGTTCATCATCCGCATCCCGGCTGTTCAGAACGATGGTGGCGGGCAGATCCACACTGCGGAACAGGTTGGTCCATACAGGGGGAGCCAAACGCGGGTTATCCTCCCATACCCCCACGCCGCCGCGCCACAATCGAATTGCCTCGCTATACGGCATCGAGATGGGAGCATAAATCGAAATACCAACCAATATGGCAATGATCAACAAACCAGCAACAGCAGACGGGTATCGAGTGATCTCCCGTAATGATCTGGAAATCATATTCATGCTCTTCTGCCTCCTTCGTCGATTCTGACGCGAGGATCGACCAAAGCATAGATAATATCCAAAAGGAAAACAGTAATCGCGAGCAAATAGGCAAAAATGACCGTTGTACCTACGATCACCGGTGTATCGAAAAAGCCGATGGCGGTAAAGGTTGCGCGGCCAAGCCCGGGCCAGTTAAAGACCGTCTCGAAAATAGGGGCGCCGGTCCACAAACCGATCAGCAACAGGGCAAAGTTCGTAATAATGGTGGGAAGGGTCGGGCGCAGCACATAGCGGCGTTCGATGTCGCGGGATGTCAAGCCCTTGGCTTTTGCCATTTCCACATAATCTTCACTGGAGTAGATCAGGAAGAATGTGCGCCAGTTATATGCTGTCAGGAAGACCTGGCTGATAATTAACGCCATCACCGGCAGGGTCAGGTGACGAAGCACACTGAGGGAATAATCAAACCACCCTTCGGGCGGCGGAGCGGCAACCATGCCTCCAAAGGGCAGCACCTGCCAGACTGCGGCAAACAGCAGGATCAGGAAGATCCCATAGAACCAGCCAGGGGCGGCGGAGGTGGGCGCAAATGCCACGATAACCCTGTCCAGGAATCCGCCGTATCGCCTGGATAAGTACAATGCAATAAAGATGCAGAAAAAGAAGAGGAAAAGGTTCGATGTCGCAAATAATAACAATGTAGCCGGGAGACGCTCCAGGATGATCAAGCGCACCTGCTTGGATCCCGTATCACTGGTCATCTGTTCGGCAAAACCGAGATCGAGCACCAAGGCTTTCACCAGGAACCGCAGGCTTCGGATTGCGAAAGGTTGATTCAGACCGAGCCGCTCCTCTTCAACTGCGATCATTTCGTTCATGATCGCAGTCCGTTCTTCCAATCCAAGTTGGCGGATCGTCTGGTCTCCCATGAGCTGCAACGACACCCCTTCGCGGATCTGGGCACGGCGAATGGTATCCACATAGCCACCCATATTCGCAATCAACACCGTCAGATACACCCCAATGGTGACGGTAAAAAACAACATGACAAGTTTAAACGCAGAATAACGAAGAACTCTGGAAAAGGTGCTCGAAGCGGACCTTTTCTTCCGAGGCTGCGACGTCATGCTTTCAGCCTGTTGTGTATCAAGTTCCATTGACTAGTACCTCAGCACTATGTAGAAAGTGACCCGGCAGGGTCAGTAGTGCAAGTTGTGCCCTGCCGGGTCGTTAGTATCAGACTGTTGTCGAGGTTACGGTGATGCTACGAACTCAACAGTCGCAAAGGACGGAATACTCTGGAGAGCGGAGACGACAACGACGGTCAGTTTGCTCGCGCCAGCGGTGAGATTGGACGTCTCAGACGCAGGCAGAACGATCTGGTACAAGCCGTCTTCCACTGCTTCAGCCGCACCCTTGAACGCCAGTTCGCCGGCGCTGTTGAAGACCAGGAAGTTGACCGAGGTCAGGTCAGCAGTAGCGTAGGGCTGGTCGTTGAAAGTGATGAACACTTCAAAGGTGGCATCGGCGCCGCCAGCAACCTGGGCGGGACCTTCCACATCAACCACGGGGATCGGCGGTTCGCCGAAGGAAGCCCAACGGTCAGAGAGGTCGACGAATTCAGGATAGTTGCGGAGCACAACCTGACCTTCCACGGGGAAGGCGCGCTGCAGGAAGTACGGACCGGTTCCGAGCCAGAAGTGACCCCAGCGGCGGTTGAACTCAGTGTAGTTCGACCAGCGGGCAGCAGCTTCATCAGCGGTCACGTATTGACCGAGGGTCGCAGCGTAGGGGATGTAGCTTTCCGCAGCAGCCTGATCCATGTACTTCTTGAGGATCTCAATGCTGGGTCCGGAGACGTAGCTCATCCATTCCACTTCGAGTTCGGCGGATTTGGCTTGCGAGAACGCAAGTTCGTTATTGGCTTCAGCCAAGAAACCGATCGCAAGGCTGTGCCAGGAAGCGGGACCGTAAGCATAGCTGGGCCACAGGGTGGTCACAATGTTTTCGGCATCAGCCTGCCAGGCATCGCTATAGTACTCAAAGACGAACGGTTCTTCGGAAACGATCTTGAAGCCGCGGAAGGTGCCCAGGAAGGTGCGCAGGGCGGTGGCGCCGGCGGAATCGTAAACGGCGCTGCCTTCGGTGCCGCGGTCAAAGGTGCTGATGAGTACCATCAGGAAGTCAGCGATATCGATCGGGCTGCCATCGTGCCAGGTCACATCAGAGAGGTTGGCGGGGTAGTACACCACGCTCTTGGTGAGGGCGGTCAAACCATCGGGGTTGGCTTCGCCAACGGTGACGAAGGTCTGCGTCTCGGCATTCCAGCCGATGAAGGCATCTTCAGGGACGGTGATCTCAGGAGCGAAATCGAGGGAGACCCAGTCCTGGGACTTGGCAACCGGCAGACCTTCCTGCACGGTCACTTCAGCGCGTTCAACGCGCTGAGCCATGAACACACCGGTCCACGGGTTGGGGTTGGAACCCCAGTCAGTGGTCGCGCGGACCAAAGCCTGGTCATAGATCCAGTTGGAGCCGGCAAGCGGGTTCCACGGGTTGGTCAAAATGCTGGGCATGGCGATGGTCGCAACGCCGCCTTCTTCGCCGATACGGCGGACGGTGTAGGGCCACATGCGGGAGCCGGCGATGGCGCCAGCGAGGTCACCCACCACGGAGATGTTGCTGCGGTAGGGGGTGAAGGAAGCGCGGTTGGTCGTCCAAACACGCTGGGATTCCTTCATGGAAAGCGGGATCAGCTGTTCGAACAGGGCTGCGCGTTCCTCGAGGTTTGAATATTCGCGGTTGTACAACTTCATGCCGGCTTCATAGAAGGCGGGATCGTTGGTGTAGGCATCCCACAGAGGATTGCCGGGCCAACCATCGGGAGCGTAGAAGTCAATGAAGTTGTCTTCTTCGGTGCGCGGAACCTGGGTCGAAATCCAGCCGCCGGTGTACCAGTGCCACAGACCTGCATTCGGGTCACC from Anaerolineales bacterium includes:
- a CDS encoding response regulator, whose translation is MDRNILVVDDHRDILRLLHSTLDTLKNEKLTIFEAPSGEEALLESIRHRIDLLVTDYKLPGMSGVELMHKVRARHPEVKVIFITGMTDKKMRDEMLNAGALAIFDKPISMADFLDAVERGLGLVQTIFPTEKTGGMVEERHTRLSDLLANFRQDIQADAVFLINERGLVQARTGAFRDSSMEVSLISTLMAIHSASLKVARHNHQETLDSYHVFSGGDHDLLFIPVTPLYALLVAGNGLATEARILESVAGLLALRDQIEKALKSMGVTGELNAAIAQSKPAPKRQTDKLASATPAPEMEALLNQAATQKTKVNNADDFWNEAAQKHANKSSNPEVISFEEARKLGILPDGN
- a CDS encoding ABC transporter substrate-binding protein, encoding MPTRTPPPPGLSSLTVCLGQEPNSLYPFGELNAAARTVLAAVYNGPIDAVSYEYQPVILAQLPSLENGEAQIVRTQVQVGDQIVDADGNLVSLAAGMQVRPAECREDDCVITYDGTTPLEMDQMIVNFHLRPDLAWSDGALLTAEDSIYSFEIQSETDVNSYLIERTEVYEIADAQTLQWWGVPGFIDPTYFTNFWAPAPRHLWSQFSADELASVDIASRVPAGWGPFMIEEWVPGDRITLTKNPYYFRAMDGYPKIDMLSFRFTPDPDLALSELIAGRCDILDPSINLDNHVGLLQEMQSSEQAQIFHANGMSIEWLGLGLVPASYDDGFDAARDRPNLFADQYTRQGIAYCLDRQSVVQNVLYGLTTVPTTYVPPGHPVFDSNIEPIPHDPDAGVSLLEQAGWRDSDDDPSTPRRAVNVRNVPFNTELQLTYYTAASTQRRQVVEIIRDSLAECGVGLVVQYVSQSDLYAPGPEGVLFGRDFELAQYGLGVNAIEPPCNWFTSMEIPSSENSWIGVNVTGFRNDEYDSACLAARSSLRDEQAYLNSYRQTQIILADELPAIPLFYRLRIAAARPDVCHFDLDPTANPLWNMEAIAVGDTCQK
- a CDS encoding dipeptide ABC transporter ATP-binding protein; the encoded protein is MNTTTSSTQGSPDLLVVNNLTKHFPVRSGILQRISAWVQAVDKVSFSVKRGETLGMVGESGCGKTTIGRAVLRLVEPTAGEISFDGRNILKMSNRELKPLRRDMQIIFQDPYASLNPRIPIGEAVMEGLHIHRIGRPKERWEIALNMLKKVGLEEYHARRYPHEFSGGQRQRIGIARALALNPKFIVCDEPVSALDVSIQSQVLNILKDLQGEFGLTYLFIAHNLSVVEHISDRVAVMYLGKMVELTDRESLYREPLHPYTRALLSAIPKPHPDFKRERTILKGDVPSPLNPPKGCRFHTRCPIAVDKCSQEEPAFKEIRPGHWVACWLAE
- a CDS encoding ABC transporter ATP-binding protein, with translation MTQQPLLEVKNLKTHFFTEDGVVHAVDGVDFRVYPGEVLGIVGESGCGKSVTSLSIMRLISQPGRIVDGQILFDGKDLVKVAEEEMMQVRGNRISMIFQQPQSSLNPVFRAGDQISEVLNIHQDFGREAGRNRAVELLKLVGIPEPDQRADAFPHELSGGMAQRVMIAMALACVPDLLIADEPTTALDVTIQAQILDLMRDMKKQLGSAMILITHDLGVIAEMADRVAVMYAGEIVEQSPVTSLFDRPLHPYTQGLIGSIPVLGELRERLEVIPGSVPNLIDPPSGCRFAPRCKARIEHNLSICVDKSPDLAEIAEGHHVRCWLYQDAGGHTAPLKSGKNLK
- the glmU gene encoding bifunctional UDP-N-acetylglucosamine diphosphorylase/glucosamine-1-phosphate N-acetyltransferase GlmU; translated protein: MKITAIILAAGQGTRMKSSLPKVLHPVVGKPMLWHALRAIQQSTTEKPVVVVGHGADEVKAWLGESAQTVLQEPQLGTAHAVMQAESLLKGKTDLVVVCYADMPLLRGETLQQLVETQKKNSGPISMLTVVADDPRGFGRIIRKTDGSVDAIVEEYVATPEQLQVKELNVGGYCFDANWLWGALHRIPKNPKKGEYYLTDAVELATQDGLSVQATVMDDLEETIGVNTRIHLAEVEAAMRRRINEKHMLNGVTVIDPASTYIEADVTIGKDTTLMPNTYLYGKTEIGEGNLIGPNTIIRDTKIGNRCKILASVLEGAVLEDDVDMGPFARLRKGAHLGNHVHMGNFGEVKDSYLAEGVKMGHFSYIGNAQIGINTNIGAGTITCNYDGEKKHATEIGEDVFIGSDTMLVAPLKIGDGARTGAGAVVTKNVADDTLVVGMPARAIKKLERKAKKK